A window of the Gossypium hirsutum isolate 1008001.06 chromosome A05, Gossypium_hirsutum_v2.1, whole genome shotgun sequence genome harbors these coding sequences:
- the LOC107917462 gene encoding probable sugar phosphate/phosphate translocator At3g11320 gives MKNTSKLFTIGLVASWYSTNIGVLLLNKYLLSNYGFKYPIFLTMCHMTACSLLSYIAIAWMKMVPMQTIRSRVQFFKISALSLVFCVSVVFGNISLRFLPVSFNQAVGATTPFFTAIFAYLMTLKREAWLTYLTLVPVVAGVIIASGGEPSFHLFGFIMCISATAARALKSVLQGILLSSEGEKLNSMNLLLYMAPLAVVFLLPATLIMEENVVGITLALARDDSKIIWYLLFNSALAYFVNLTNFLVTKHTSALTLQVLGNAKGAVAVVVSILIFRNPVSVTGMLGYALTVFGVILYSQAKKRSK, from the exons ATGAAAAACACATCCAAATTGTTCACGATCGGGCTGGTAGCATCATGGTACTCGACCAACATTGGTGTCTTGTTGCTAAACAAGTATTTACTAAGCAATTACGGTTTCAAATACCCAATCTTCTTAACCATGTGTCACATGACTGCTTGTTCATTGTTAAGCTACATCGCAATTGCATGGATGAAGATGGTTCCAATGCAGACCATTCGATCTAGGGTTCAGTTTTTCAAGATCTCGGCTTTGAGTTTGGTCTTTTGTGTATCAGTGGTGTTCGGCAATATTTCTCTGAGGTTCTTGCCGGTTAGTTTTAATCAGGCTGTTGGTGCTACGACGCCGTTTTTTACGGCAATTTTCGCCTACTTGATGACATTGAAGAGGGAGGCTTGGCTCACTTATCTTACCCTTGTTCCTGTTGTTGCTGGTGTTATCATTGCCAGTGGG GGTGAACCGAGTTTTCATCTATTCGGTTTTATCATGTGCATTTCAGCTACAGCTGCAAGAGCTCTCAAGTCAGTTTTGCAAGGAATTTTGCTTTCTTCTGAAGG agaGAAGCTGAATTCCATGAACCTCCTCCTCTACATGGCGCCATTAGCTGTTGTATTTCTACTTCCTGCAACACttattatggaagaaaatgtggTCGGTATTACCCTTGCCCTTGCCAGAGATGACTCCAAGATCATTTGGTATCTACTATTCAATTCAGCGCTAgcatattttgtgaatttgaCCAACTTTTTGGTCACGAAACACACCAGTGCCCTGACTTTACAG GTTCTAGGAAACGCGAAAGGAGCTGTAGCTGTGGTGGTTtcgattttaatttttagaaacccAGTCTCTGTTACCGGAATGCTTGGTTATGCACTCACAGTCTTTGGGGTTATACTCTACAGCCAAGCCAAGAAACGAAGCAAATGA
- the LOC107960106 gene encoding LIM domain-containing protein WLIM2b isoform X1: MEGVLYCKPRFEQLFKETGNFNKNFQSQAPKSAEKLAPELTRSPSKVASIFSGTQEKCAACGKTAYPLEKVMVAAL, encoded by the exons ATGGAGGGTGTCCTTTATTGCAAGCCTCGTTTTGAGCAACTCTTCAAGGAGACGGGTAACTTCAACAAGAATTTTCAGTCAC AAGCTCCAAAGTCGGCTGAAAAGTTAGCTCCCGAGCTG ACAAGATCGCCTAGCAAAGTCGCCAGCATATTTTCAGGGACACAAGAAAAATGCGCTGCTTGCGGCAAAACTGCTTATCCACTTGAGAAG GTAATGGTGGCTGCCCTATAA
- the LOC107960106 gene encoding LIM domain-containing protein WLIM2b isoform X2, with product MEGVLYCKPRFEQLFKETGNFNKNFQSPPKSAEKLAPELTRSPSKVASIFSGTQEKCAACGKTAYPLEKVMVAAL from the exons ATGGAGGGTGTCCTTTATTGCAAGCCTCGTTTTGAGCAACTCTTCAAGGAGACGGGTAACTTCAACAAGAATTTTCAGTCAC CTCCAAAGTCGGCTGAAAAGTTAGCTCCCGAGCTG ACAAGATCGCCTAGCAAAGTCGCCAGCATATTTTCAGGGACACAAGAAAAATGCGCTGCTTGCGGCAAAACTGCTTATCCACTTGAGAAG GTAATGGTGGCTGCCCTATAA
- the LOC107960103 gene encoding laccase-22 has protein sequence MFMSWVQMLLFVSLLSPTSVQSEIRHYSFTVVLKNTTRLCATKPIVTVNGKFPGPTLYAREDDNVLVNVTNLIKDNVTIHWHGVRQLRTGWSDGPAYITQCPIQPGRSYLYNFTLTGQRGTLLWHAHIAWLRSTMHGAIVILPKKGVPYPFPKPDKQKVIVLGEWWKSDTEAVINEALQTGLAPNVSDAHTINGHTGPVPNCSYRGAYNLHVENGKTYLLRVINAALNDELFFKIAGHDLTVVEVDAAYTKPFKTDTLFLGPGQTTTALLTTDSGIGKYVIAISPFMDTVVSVDTFTGTGYLIYNNTLPSIPTTVTTMPPVNATWKTLVFAESLRSLNSKQYPANVPLTVDHSLLFTIGVGIDPCATCSNGSRAVAAINNITFDMPTIAILEAHYYGIKGVFTDDFPGKPLMPYDYTGVQPTNLQTMHGTRVYRLAYNSTVELVIQGNSMLAPESHPTHLHGFNFFAVGRGLGNFNPAKDPKKYNLVDPVERNTISVPTAGWTAIRFRADNPGVWFFHCHLEVHTTWGLKMAFLVENGKGPNESVVPPPRDLPQC, from the exons ATGTTTATGTCTTGGGTTCAGATGTTGCTGTTTGTGTCTCTTCTATCTCCAACATCGGTTCAGTCTGAGATTCGGCACTACAGTTTCACT GTGGTGTTGAAAAACACAACAAGGCTTTGTGCCACCAAGCCTATTGTAACAGTGAATGGGAAGTTTCCAGGGCCAACTCTTTATGCAAGAGAGGACGATAATGTACTCGTAAATGTCACCAATCTTATTAAAGACAATGTTACAATTCACTG GCATGGGGTGAGGCAACTTCGAACAGGGTGGTCGGATGGACCAGCATATATCACACAGTGTCCGATTCAACCGGGTCGGAGCTACCTATACAACTTCACCCTTACTGGACAAAGAGGGACACTACTTTGGCATGCACATATTGCGTGGCTGAGGTCAACCATGCATGGTGCCATTGTTATATTGCCAAAGAAAGGTGTTCCTTACCCATTTCCCAAGCCTGATAAGCAAAAAGTAATCGTATTAG GGGAATGGTGGAAATCAGACACGGAAGCTGTGATCAACGAGGCACTCCAAACTGGTTTAGCTCCAAATGTATCAGATGCACACACAATTAATGGACACACTGGGCCAGTTCCTAACTGTTCCTATAGAG GCGCATATAATTTACATGTGGAAAATGGCAAGACCTATTTGCTGCGAGTTATCAATGCAGCTCTAAATGATGAATTATTCTTCAAAATCGCTGGACACGATCTGACTGTTGTTGAAGTTGATGCAGCTTACACTAAACCCTTCAAAACAGATACATTATTTTTAGGTCCAGGCCAAACCACAACCGCCCTTCTTACAACTGATAGCGGCATTGGAAAGTACGTAATAGCCATTTCTCCATTCATGGACACCGTTGTTTCTGTTGACACCTTCACTGGAACAGGTTACTTAATTTACAACAACACCCTTCCCTCTATTCCAACTACCGTGACCACCATGCCTCCTGTAAATGCAACATGGAAGACATTAGTTTTTGCCGAATCTCTTCGAAGCCTGAATTCCAAACAATATCCTGCAAATGTTCCTTTAACTGTTGATCATTCACTGCTTTTCACCATTGGGGTTGGGATTGACCCTTGTGCTACATGCTCTAATGGTTCTAGAGCTGTTGCAGCTATTAACAATATCACTTTTGACATGCCAACCATTGCTATCCTTGAAGCACATTACTATGGCATAAAAGGGGTTTTCACCGATGATTTTCCTGGAAAACCTTTGATGCCTTATGATTATACCGGTGTTCAGCCAACCAATCTACAAACAATGCATGGCACCAGGGTTTACAGATTGGCCTATAATTCAACAGTGGAGCTAGTGATACAAGGGAACTCTATGTTAGCCCCAGAGAGCCATCCAACCCATCTGCATGGATTTAACTTCTTTGCAGTTGGAAGagggttaggaaattttaatccAGCGAAAGATCCCAAGAAATACAATCTAGTTGATCCTGTTGAAAGGAACACAATAAGTGTACCAACTGCAGGATGGACCGCAATCAGATTCAGGGCAGATAATCCAG GGGTGTGGTTTTTCCATTGCCATTTGGAAGTACACACAACATGGGGGCTAAAGATGGCATTCCTGGTTGAGAATGGGAAGGGACCGAACGAGTCAGTGGTACCACCCCCGAGAGACCTTCCACAGTGCTAA